DNA from Microvirga ossetica:
CTCGATGGAGAGGCGATGGCCTTCGGTATTCTTGTAGAGCTCGGAGCTGGTATAGGGCGTGCGGGCCTCTGCTGCGGCCTTGCGCCGGGCGGCCACGTCCGGATCCTTGGGCCAGTTGCCGTTGCGTGCCTCGGCGCCGCCGCCCGCGGCCGGAGCCGGCAGGTCCATCTTGGGCGGAAGGACGAGCGGAGCACGCTCATTGTAGGTGATGGGAGCCTTTTCCTTGGGAATGATGCCGATGGCGCCGAGGATGCTCTTAACCGCTTCGCCTTCCTGCGCCGATGCGCCGGTGGCGGCGACCATAAGCGCCAAGGCCCCCGCATGGCCTATGATTCTCATTCCCTTCATGGCACCCACCATTCGTTTCTCATTGTGGCCGGAAGGCCTGATCGCTCATTCTGGCGAACATATGGCAGCAGGCGCCATAAAATATCGTTATTTTGCCCGCCGCCCTTCCAGGACGAAGGAGTCATAGAGCAAACCGACCACCCCCGCAACGATAGCGGCATCGGCCACATTGAAGACGTACCAGGACCAAGAGCCTATGTGGAACTGGATGAAATCGAACACGGCGCCATAGGCCAGCCGGTCGATCACATTGCCGACGGCCCCGCCCACGATCAGGCCGAGTGAGACCGCCAGAAGCTTGGCATTGGTGCGGCGGATCCAGACCGACAGGCCGATGGCGGCGAGGATCGAGATGACGATCAACCCCCAGCGCCCGAGCTCGGAATTCTGCTGGAACAGGCCATAGGAAATGCCCCGGTTCCAGACCACGATGAGGTTGATGAAGGGGGCGAACTCCACCGGCTCCTTCACCGGCAGGTCGTAGACGAACAACGTGTAGAGCTTCGTGACCTGATCGAGGACGAGGGTGATCAAGGCCGTGGAGAAGCCCAGGATCGCAGCCATGGAGAAGCCCTTCGCGGCAGGACGTGCCCTGCCCCTCGCGCCGCGCGGCCGGCTCGCGGCACGCGGGCGCTGCGCCGCTGCATCGGTCAGCGGTGCGCCGGTTTCGTCTGGCTTGCTCATTCGGCGGCCGCCCTGAGCTGATCCCATTCGCGCAGCGCCGCCGCGTCGCGGGGCGTCACGTCCGGGTAGTCGGGGTCGGCGCCGACATCAGGCGTCACCTTCCAGGAGCGAGCGCATTTACGCCCCGTCGCCAGAGCTGGCACGACCGCCACGCCCTTCACATCGTCGAGACGGAAGGCATCGGCCGGGCCCTCGCCCTGCACCACCCGGATGCCGGAGGTGATGCAGATCTCGGCGAGGTCGAGACCGTCGACGGCCTTGAACAGGCTCTCGTCGGCGATGTGCACCACAGGCGCGGCCTCCAGGCTCGCACCGATGCGCTTTTGCGCACGCTCGATCTCGAGCGCGCCGGTGACGACACGGCGCACGCGGCGCACCTTCGCCCAGCGCTCGGCCAGCGCCGCGTCGCGCCATTCCGACGGCACTTGCGGGAAGGTTTCGAGGTGCACGGACTCGGCCTCCGGATAGCGCGCGAGCCAGGCTTCCTCCGCCGTGAAGGCGAGGATCGGAGCGATCCAAGTCGCCACACAGCGGAAGACCTGATCGATCACGGTGAGCGCGCTCTTGCGCACCTTGCCCGAGATCGGGTCGCAATAGAGCGCGTCCTTGCGGATGTCGAAATAGAAGGCCGACAGGTCCGTGGTCATGAACGAGTTCAGAAGCGCGATCACCCGCTTGTAGTCGAAGGTGCTGTAAGCCTCGCGCATCTCGCCGTCGAGCTCGGCGAGGCGATGGAGAACGAAGCGCTCGAGCTCCGGCATCTCGCTCACCGCAACCTTGTCGACTTCGCGGAAATGCGCGAGCGAGCCCAGCATCCAGCGGATCGTGTTGCGTAGCTTGCGATAGGTCTCGACGAAGGTCTTCAGAATTTCCGGGCCGATGCGCAGATCGTCGGAGTAGTCGGAGGCCGCCACCCACAGGCGCAGGATGTCGGCGCCGGAATCCTGGATCACCTTCTGCGGCGCGACCACGTTGCCGAGCGACTTCGACATCTTCTGGCCCTTCTCGTCGAGGACGAAGCCGTGGGTCAGGACGATGTCGTAAGGCGCGCGGCCGCGTGTGCCGCAGCTCTCGAGCAGCGACGAGTGGAACCAGCCGCGATGCTGGTCCGAGCCCTCGAGGTACATGACCTGATCAGGCCCACCATCCACCTTGCGCTTCACCTTCAGGTCCTCGCGCTTCTCGAGCGCGAAGGCGTGAGTGCAGCCGGAATCGAACCACACGTCGAGGATGTCGTTGATCTTGTCGAAATCGTTCAGGTCGTAGCCGCTGGCCTTCAGGAAACGCGATCCGTCATCCGCATACCATGCATCCGCGCCCTCCTTCTCGAAGGCGTCGGCGATGGCGTCGTTGACGCGTTCGTCCTTGAGGATCTCGTTGGTGCCCTTCTTCACGAAGACGGCGATCGGCACGCCCCAGGCGCGCTGGCGCGAGACCACCCAGTCGGGGCGGTTCTCGATCATGCCGGTGATGCGGTTCTCACCGGTCTCCGGCACCCACTCGACGGTCTTGATGCCATGGAGCGCGCGCTGACGGAGGGTGTCACCCTTGTCGTCGAGCGGCTTGTCCATGGAGATGAACCATTGCGGCGTGTTGCGGAAGATCAGCGGACCCTTCGAGCGCCACGAATGCGGATATTGGTGCTTCAGGCGCCCGCGCGCGATGAGCGCGCCGACCTCGACGAGCTTCCTGATCACCGCCTCGTTGGCGCCCGCATCCTTGCCCTTGTCGTCATAGATGCGCTCGCCCGCGAAGAACGGCACGTCGGGGAAATACGATGAGTCAGGCGAGACCGTATGCGGCACCTCTTTGGTGCCGCAGGCGGCGAACACGTCGCGGTGCTTCACGTAGGTGTTGTAGTCGTCCGCGCCATGGCCGGGAGCGGTGTGCACGAAGCCCGTGCCCGCATCGTCGGTCACGTAATCGGCGGGCAGCACCGGCACGCCGAAATCCCAATAGCCGTTGGCGCCCTCGAGCCCGCGGAACGGATGCGCGCAGCGCTCGAGCATCACCGGCAGCACGTCCTTCACGCGCTCGTACTCGGCGACGCGCGCCGCCGCGAACACGTCGGCCGCGAGCTTGTCGGCAAGAACGAACCGGTCGCCCACCTTGGCCCAGTTGTCTTCGGCGGCCTCCGTAACCTCATAGAGGCCGTAGGCGATGTTTTCGCCATAGGCGATGGCGCGGTTGGCCGGGATCGTCCAAGGCGTCGTCGTCCAGATGACCACCGACGCGCCGTCGAGATCGCCGTCCAGCGTGTTGGTGATCTTGAACTTCACCCAGATCGTGGGCGAGGTCTTCTCGTGATATTCGACCTCCGCTTCGGCGAGCGCGGTCTTCTCGACCGACGACCACATGACCGGCTTCGAGCCGCGATAGAGCTGGTCGCTCACGGCGAACTTCATGATCTCGCGGGCGATCTGCGCTTCCGCGTCGTAGGACATGGTCTGGTACGGGTTCGTCCAGTCGCCCTCGACGCCGAGGCGCTTGAACTCCTCGCGCTGCACGTCGATCCACTTCTCGGCGAAGGCGCGGCACTCGCGGCGGAACTCGACGATGTTCACATCGTCCTTGTTCTTGCCCTTGGCGCGATATTCCTCCTCGATCTTCCACTCGATCGGCAGGCCGTGGCAGTCCCAGCCCGGCACGTAGTTGGAATCGAAGCCGAGCATGCCCTGCGAGCGGACGACCATGTCCTTCAGGATTTTGTTGAGCGCATGGCCGATATGGATGTTGCCGTTGGCATAGGGAGGGCCGTCGTGCAGCACGAAGCGCGGACGGCCCTTCTGGACCTCGCGCAGGCGTTCGTAGAGTTGGTTCTCGTTCCAGCGCTGCAGGAGCTGCGGCTCGCGCTGCGGCAGGCCGGCCCGCATGGGGAACTCGGTCTGGGGTAGGAACAGGGTTTCGGAATAGTCGCGGGCGGCGCTCTCAAGCTTATCGGTCATCACGGTCAATCGGTCTTGTGTGGCCCGCAAGTCAGGCGGGCGCATCGGCTTCTGTCAGGGGCGAACGGCTAGGATCCCGGACCTTCGCAGGTCATGCGAAAGCCGGGCCGATAATTCGCGCAGCGCCTATGCGGGCCGCCGGCAGATCCTGAGAAACCATGGGCATGAGGAGCCTTTTAGCAGCGCATGGCCGGATAATAAAGCACAGACGCGAGAGAGTTTTGCGGGCCCGGGACCTCTGCGGCCCGGCGGAAC
Protein-coding regions in this window:
- the lspA gene encoding signal peptidase II translates to MAAILGFSTALITLVLDQVTKLYTLFVYDLPVKEPVEFAPFINLIVVWNRGISYGLFQQNSELGRWGLIVISILAAIGLSVWIRRTNAKLLAVSLGLIVGGAVGNVIDRLAYGAVFDFIQFHIGSWSWYVFNVADAAIVAGVVGLLYDSFVLEGRRAK
- the ileS gene encoding isoleucine--tRNA ligase, producing the protein MTDKLESAARDYSETLFLPQTEFPMRAGLPQREPQLLQRWNENQLYERLREVQKGRPRFVLHDGPPYANGNIHIGHALNKILKDMVVRSQGMLGFDSNYVPGWDCHGLPIEWKIEEEYRAKGKNKDDVNIVEFRRECRAFAEKWIDVQREEFKRLGVEGDWTNPYQTMSYDAEAQIAREIMKFAVSDQLYRGSKPVMWSSVEKTALAEAEVEYHEKTSPTIWVKFKITNTLDGDLDGASVVIWTTTPWTIPANRAIAYGENIAYGLYEVTEAAEDNWAKVGDRFVLADKLAADVFAAARVAEYERVKDVLPVMLERCAHPFRGLEGANGYWDFGVPVLPADYVTDDAGTGFVHTAPGHGADDYNTYVKHRDVFAACGTKEVPHTVSPDSSYFPDVPFFAGERIYDDKGKDAGANEAVIRKLVEVGALIARGRLKHQYPHSWRSKGPLIFRNTPQWFISMDKPLDDKGDTLRQRALHGIKTVEWVPETGENRITGMIENRPDWVVSRQRAWGVPIAVFVKKGTNEILKDERVNDAIADAFEKEGADAWYADDGSRFLKASGYDLNDFDKINDILDVWFDSGCTHAFALEKREDLKVKRKVDGGPDQVMYLEGSDQHRGWFHSSLLESCGTRGRAPYDIVLTHGFVLDEKGQKMSKSLGNVVAPQKVIQDSGADILRLWVAASDYSDDLRIGPEILKTFVETYRKLRNTIRWMLGSLAHFREVDKVAVSEMPELERFVLHRLAELDGEMREAYSTFDYKRVIALLNSFMTTDLSAFYFDIRKDALYCDPISGKVRKSALTVIDQVFRCVATWIAPILAFTAEEAWLARYPEAESVHLETFPQVPSEWRDAALAERWAKVRRVRRVVTGALEIERAQKRIGASLEAAPVVHIADESLFKAVDGLDLAEICITSGIRVVQGEGPADAFRLDDVKGVAVVPALATGRKCARSWKVTPDVGADPDYPDVTPRDAAALREWDQLRAAAE